Genomic segment of Salvia hispanica cultivar TCC Black 2014 chromosome 2, UniMelb_Shisp_WGS_1.0, whole genome shotgun sequence:
agatttaattttaaaacaagCACGGAGTTATGTAAATTGCAATAAGTGACAAGGAGCAAAATAATGGGGGAGAGAGCAAAAAAAGTGGAGTACTATTCACCTTGGAATAGCCATTAGGCATATCTTGCACCAAGCAGCCAGAGGGGAGCCTCCGGCAGCTGGGGAACGCGTGAGCCTCCCGGATGTTGTCGACTGACACGTCCACGACAGCCCAAACGCCCTCCGCATGCTGCTTGCAGAACCGGAGGAAGTTCACCTCCCTCACCGGCACCAACGGCGACAGAACTTGAAGTGCAGCATTCATCTAAACAACATACATAGTTTTACATATATAAGGCCTAATGtggatttgattaattaaataaatgacgtgtgattgattttatgtagttatCAATTACCAGTTGAAGTGCACCATTCCTTGTTCCACCCACGCCACTAGAGATGACTTGTGTAGTTGAGGTTCTTGCAATTAAACAAGGAAACATCTCGGCCCATTTGTTCTGtcaaaaaacacacaaaatgaaatcaaaCCAAGGCTCAATCAGATTgatcaagattcaatttttatttgactCACAGAGTCCATCAATGTCTCAACGAGAGCTAAGCTGTTGATGATGACCATCCCGATCTCCCGAGAGGCCTCGGTGACGAAGCCGCTGGGCTTCATGCCGATGCAGGGAGAGGAAGCTCTCAAGTACTCTTCTTGATTCAACATCTCTCTCCCACCATCCAATCCCCTAATCCAAAGCGGCTCCTCACTTTGAGCCATCTTCACCAACTCATCCATTGCTGCCAACGCCAGCTCCAAGTACATGGACTTCTCCACCGGATTCACGGGCTTGGGCAGCGGGCTGGGGATGACCCCGAGGTCCAAGGTGGAGTTGGGCATGGGGCGGCCAAGGAACTTCCCGGCGAGGGCGCAGACGCGGTCGAGCTCGTCCTTGAGGCGGGCATTCTCGATCCTGATGTGCTGCTCCTCCAGGGAAACATCGCCGATCACGGCGGGGCCGCCGCAGCTGGTGCACATGGGGTTGCGCATCGCCTCCCTAATCGACATGTTTTCTGCTCGGAGCTTGTCGTTTTCTTGCCGGAGAATCGAGTTCTCGTGCCGCTCGAGTTGCGTCTGCAATGAGCGCATTGGCCTCAAATTCTCTTCTCCCtcaaaaaaagcaaaaaaacacAGACACACAGTGAGATGACTACCTTCATCTGGGTTCTTCGATTTTGGAACCAGAACTTGACCTGTTTGATATCGAGAGAGAGGCGTTTGCTAAGCTCCAATCTTTGCTTTTCGTCAGGGTGAGGGCACTCCTTGAACAGTCTAAAAACAAGGAATCATCAAaaccaaatccaaaaaaaaaaaaaaaaaaaaaaaaaaaaaaaggaaacgtaCGACTCGAGCTGTTGGATTTGTTGAGGAGTGTGTCGGTGGtatctcttcttcctcagcGGTTTGTCGGCGGCGTCTTGATCATCACCAGATGCGTCGCTGCCAGATCTGCTCTCGGGCTCTTCGTCTCTGCTCCTTCTCCCACCAACATTGTTCGCAATCTCTCCTTGCCCCTCCATGCTCGTCTGCTGCCATCACCACATAAGCATAAGCATgctagagaaagagagagataaatagAGAGGTTACAACTTACTAGGGCTAGAGAGAGGCCGGGAGAGTTGAACATGGGCTTGGCAGAGAGAGACTGAGTGAGGATTGCGCCGCCGGGCATGTTGTTGTTATTACTAAAAGCAACAATTCTTGCCCCGCCGCCACTACAAGAATTGTTATCGAGaaaatccccaaaattcattaaatcaaaatccctcttttgatttgtttcaagaaatagtataaaatgtTTTGCAGAAAGTcggagaaaaagaagaaagaaaagaggTAGAAGAGACACAAGGC
This window contains:
- the LOC125207582 gene encoding homeobox-leucine zipper protein ANTHOCYANINLESS 2-like isoform X2, whose amino-acid sequence is MNFGDFLDNNSCSGGGARIVAFSNNNNMPGGAILTQSLSAKPMFNSPGLSLALTSMEGQGEIANNVGGRRSRDEEPESRSGSDASGDDQDAADKPLRKKRYHRHTPQQIQQLESLFKECPHPDEKQRLELSKRLSLDIKQVKFWFQNRRTQMKTQLERHENSILRQENDKLRAENMSIREAMRNPMCTSCGGPAVIGDVSLEEQHIRIENARLKDELDRVCALAGKFLGRPMPNSTLDLGVIPSPLPKPVNPVEKSMYLELALAAMDELVKMAQSEEPLWIRGLDGGREMLNQEEYLRASSPCIGMKPSGFVTEASREIGMVIINSLALVETLMDSNKWAEMFPCLIARTSTTQVISSGVGGTRNGALQLMNAALQVLSPLVPVREVNFLRFCKQHAEGVWAVVDVSVDNIREAHAFPSCRRLPSGCLVQDMPNGYSKVTWVEHIEYDESVVHQLYRPLVSSGMGFGAQRWVATLQRQCECLAILMSSTVPARDHSSAITAGGRRSMLKLAQRMTNNFCAGVCASSVHKWNKLQTENVDEDVQVMTRKSIDDPGEPPGIVLSAATSVWLPVSPQRLFDFLRDEQLRSEWDILSNGGPMQEMAHIAKGQDHGNCVSLLRASAVNTNQSSMLIVQETCIDAAGSLVVYAPVDIPAMHVVMNGGDSAYVALLPSGFAIVPDGVSGSLLTVAFQILVNSLPTAKLTVESVETVNNLITCTVQKIKAALQCES
- the LOC125207582 gene encoding homeobox-leucine zipper protein ANTHOCYANINLESS 2-like isoform X1, with protein sequence MNFGDFLDNNSCSGGGARIVAFSNNNNMPGGAILTQSLSAKPMFNSPGLSLALQTSMEGQGEIANNVGGRRSRDEEPESRSGSDASGDDQDAADKPLRKKRYHRHTPQQIQQLESLFKECPHPDEKQRLELSKRLSLDIKQVKFWFQNRRTQMKTQLERHENSILRQENDKLRAENMSIREAMRNPMCTSCGGPAVIGDVSLEEQHIRIENARLKDELDRVCALAGKFLGRPMPNSTLDLGVIPSPLPKPVNPVEKSMYLELALAAMDELVKMAQSEEPLWIRGLDGGREMLNQEEYLRASSPCIGMKPSGFVTEASREIGMVIINSLALVETLMDSNKWAEMFPCLIARTSTTQVISSGVGGTRNGALQLMNAALQVLSPLVPVREVNFLRFCKQHAEGVWAVVDVSVDNIREAHAFPSCRRLPSGCLVQDMPNGYSKVTWVEHIEYDESVVHQLYRPLVSSGMGFGAQRWVATLQRQCECLAILMSSTVPARDHSSAITAGGRRSMLKLAQRMTNNFCAGVCASSVHKWNKLQTENVDEDVQVMTRKSIDDPGEPPGIVLSAATSVWLPVSPQRLFDFLRDEQLRSEWDILSNGGPMQEMAHIAKGQDHGNCVSLLRASAVNTNQSSMLIVQETCIDAAGSLVVYAPVDIPAMHVVMNGGDSAYVALLPSGFAIVPDGVSGSLLTVAFQILVNSLPTAKLTVESVETVNNLITCTVQKIKAALQCES